The region GCCGGCGTCGGCCAGATAGAGCGTGCCGCCGTACTTGGGCACCTCGCTTTCGCTGCCCACCAGGAACATGGCGCTTTCGGCGCCCGCCTTCTCAGCGAAGGCGATCAGTTCGTAGGTGGAGCCGAGCAGCCTGCCTTCCCTGTATTCGCCAACGAGTAATGCTTTCATGATCTCCTCCTATGCCAGTACGGCGGTTTTTTCTCTCAGAATACGGATGAGCTGGTCGGCCAGATCACCGACATCCCCTTCAAGCACCAGACCGCTCCCTTTACGCTCGGGAAAATACATCTTCTCGGTGTCGAGGCGTTCTTCGACCTTGAGCAGATCAGCGGCCTCGATACTCAGCAGTTCCTTCTTCTTGGCCTTCATGATGTTTGGCAGGGTCGGATATCGCGGTGTGTTGAGGCCGAGCTGACAGGTGACCAGCGCCGGCAGCGGCGCCTTCACCACCGCCTTGAGCCCCCCTTCGAGTTCGCGCCGTGCAGTAACAACTCCGGATGCGAAGGTGAAATCGACGATGGTGGTAATGGCGGGCACGCCAAGCATCTCAGCCACCAGCACCCCCACCTGTCCTGAGCCGCGGTCCTGGGACTGCATTCCGGTGAAGATCATGTCGAACCCCTTGTCTGCGGCGAATTCCGCTATGACCGAGGCGATCTCGAAGGAATCCTTCTTGAAACAGGCATCGTCCTTGACTTGCACACCCCGGTCGCACCCCATGGCCAGGGCTTTCTTCATCGCCTCTTTGACCCGGTCGGGGCCGATGGACAGGACGGTGAGATCGGCCTCACCGACCTGTTCCCTGAGCCGGACCGCCTGCTCCACCGCGTACTCGTCGTACTCGTTCATCCGCCAGGCGAGATCGGTCTCCTCATACCAGTTTCCCTCGCCGCTGATGCGGAACCGCGATTCCATGTCCGGAACCTGCTTGATGCAAACCAGGATTTTCATTTGGCTACCTCCTGTATTCGGGGTTTTTGTTGGTCCCATGGGTCTCATAGGTCCTATTGGACCTATCTAAAGCCTCTCCGCCAGGATCTCGGCGATGTCCCTTGGCGCCAAAGCCTCTTCCAGGTCCGCCCCCTTCACCCCGTCCTCGAACATGGTCAGGCAGAAAGGACAATTGGAGACAAGGGTTGGCGCATGGGTTTCGGCTGCCATACCGACTCTCTTGACGCTGATGCGGCTGCCGAGCTGCTCCTCGGCCAGGATCCGGCCCCCGCCGGCGCCGCAGCAGAAGTTCTCCTTTTCGCTCTTCGCCATTTCGGCTATGATGCCGCCCGCCGCTCGGATGAGGTTGCGCGGGGCCGCAAAGATGTTGTTGTAGCGGCCGATATAGCAGGAGTCATGGTAGGTGCATGCGAAGCTCTCCGAGTT is a window of Desulfuromonas sp. TF DNA encoding:
- a CDS encoding electron transfer flavoprotein subunit beta/FixA family protein; amino-acid sequence: MKILVCIKQVPDMESRFRISGEGNWYEETDLAWRMNEYDEYAVEQAVRLREQVGEADLTVLSIGPDRVKEAMKKALAMGCDRGVQVKDDACFKKDSFEIASVIAEFAADKGFDMIFTGMQSQDRGSGQVGVLVAEMLGVPAITTIVDFTFASGVVTARRELEGGLKAVVKAPLPALVTCQLGLNTPRYPTLPNIMKAKKKELLSIEAADLLKVEERLDTEKMYFPERKGSGLVLEGDVGDLADQLIRILREKTAVLA